The Tropicibacter oceani DNA segment CCGTGACGGGCATGCCGAGCGCGGTGTAGCCGTTCAGGACGGCAATGCGGACCTGGAGTTCCGCGACCTGGCGGTCGAAGTCCCGCGCCATGAGCCGCTGGCCCAGCAACTTCATACAATGCATTTTTGTCTCGACGCGGCTTCGGCGGTGGTATCCGCTCCATCGTCGCCAGAGTGCGCGGCCCAGGTATTTCGCCGCGCGCAAGGCCTCGTTTCGCGCCACGGCTCCGGCGGTGATCGTCTTCCAGGGCTTCGCGTTTTTGCGGGGCGGGATGACGGCATGGGCGCCGCGATCTGCAATCGCATCGTGGCATTTGCGCGTGTCGTAGGCGCCATCAGCCGTGACGCTACCGATTTCCTGGTCCTGCGGGATTTGGTCGAGAAGGTCGGGTAGGATCGGCGCATCACCGATGTGGCTCCCGGTGATTTCGACGGCCCGAACCTCCAGCGTTTCCTCATCAATCCCCAAGTGGATCTTGCGCCAGACGCGGCGTTTAGGGCCGCCATGCTTGCGGGCGTGCCACTCGCCTTCGCCCTCGACCTTGATCCCGGTGCTGTCTATCAACAGGTGCAACGGCCCCTTGGAGCCGCGGTATGGGATGTTGACGGCCAAGGTCTTCTGGCGGCGAGATAGCGTGCTGAAGTCGGGCACCGTCCAGTTCAGACCGACCAGCTGCAGCAGGCTCTCGACGAACCCGGTCGTCTGCCGGAGCGCCATGCCGAACAGCACTTTCATCGAGAGGCACGTCTGTATGGCGGCGTCGCTATAGCTCTGCTGGCGGCCACGCCTGCCTGTCGGCACGGCATCCCAGATCATCTCAGGGTCGAACCAGATCGTCAGCGAGCCCCGGCGCTTGAGCGCTTCATTGTAGGCTGGCCAGTTTCTGGTCTTGTAGGTCGGGGGTATGGGTCTGCTCATGCATCCCAGCTACCACGCTGGATTCACGAGATGAATCCCTCACGCGATTTGTGCAACAGAGCCCATCCTGCCGCTGGATCTGGTCGATAGGCCGATCCTTCAAGCCGTCGAACTTATGCAGAACGCTTTCGGTGCGTTTCCAGTCCTTGGTGTTGGGCTTGGCGTGAAGCTCGATGAACTTGGGGATCATCTCACCCAATGTGTCAGCTGATGCCTCGGGCACCTCGGAGGGCTTGTCGAACTCGCCCAATTCGACATCGCGAGCGATTTCCATCGCGCGCCGTCTGGCATCGGCAAGGGAGACCACAGTGTAAGGGCCGATTTTGATGCGCCTGCGCGCACCGTTCGGTCGGACCAACGTGTAGAACACCTTGGCACCTGTGGTCGACACACGCACATGCAGGCCGTTTACCTTCTGGTCGCGGACCTCGTACCGTTTGGCAGTCGCCGGAGGCATCGCATCGAGTGTTTTGGTTGTCAGCATCTGTTTCATGCCGACATCGTAAGACACCCAGAATCCGCGTGTCAGGGTATAGCTTGGGAGGGTTTGCAGAGTGCTAGCAGATTCTGAAACGGGGTGCGAAGGATTTGAAACTCCTCTGGCCAATGCGAGCAGTTGAGACCACTTAGCCTGAGCCCCTTTTTCAGGCTCTAGTATGCTTCACTGTCCCAGTCTGAGAAATCCAGAATATTATCAAGTCTAATGACATTAAGTTGGTCACCCAATCGATTTCCCCAAAATCTCTGCCTGTCTCTCGCGCTACCCGAGATACCGCTCCACTCCACAATTGTTTTCTTGCTGCCGCGTGCAAGTTTAGAAATCTCCTGGTTGACGTGATCGTCAAACCCAGAATATCCAAATAGAAGTACCTCTTTGGACTCAGCCAAAGCTTCACGAAACGCCTCCCAGTACAGGGAAAGAATTTCTGAGCTAGCGATTATCGAACGCTTTTGTTCCGAATGATTTAGTACGATATGGCGCCCCGAGCTCTTTCCAGATCGCATCTCTTCGCGGTTCAGCTTGGTAGGCCGGTTCACCATCTTGCCAGCCACCTCCACCTCGGCGTCAGAGTAGAGAGGCGTACCGTGCAAGTGGAGCAAATAACCCTTCGGTTCCCCATAAATTAGATGGAAGTTTTCACGTATGAAACCTCCTGTTCTTGTGAAGCCGTCGATCAAAGCACCGTCGAAGTCATCGCAAATCCTTACCGGAGGGAATTTACCAACGCGGGTTTTCCTGCAAAATGCATCGTATAGAAGGGGGTCATAGTTCAAATTAGCAATATGAGGCCGCCTACTGTTCACAAAGCGAACCAAGTCTTGCGAAAACCGTTTCGGTAAAGAATTGCTAGTACTGTGAAAGTAGCGAGCGACATGAGCGTTTAGTTTAAAAATTGTTTTGGCCACAGATCGCGCTTCATCAGAGAGCCATTGGGATGCAATCCCGGCTGGCAGAACGCTTTCAAGGGTTTGTACGGATTGTATTGCTAGCTGAGCATTCATCAACTCAGCCTCATCGCTAGGAGGCGTTCCATCTTCGTACCCGGGCACGAGCTTTCTGATGAGTTCCTTCTCTTGAGCATCGAGCAAGTCTCCAGCCCAAATTGCTTTGAATGCCAAATCTAAGCGATAGAAATCGTTATCTATTGCTCTCCCCAATCCGTTTCCGAACAGAACTAACTTTCTAGACATAGCATCTTCTTCTGGCACCCCCCTAAGAGGACGTGGCGGTTCTCTGTGTTTGGCCCAACTTCGCTCTTGCTGCGCTCTTTCGCAAGACTGGCATATGCGCAAAATCCGTCCAGCTAAACATACTTGCATCGAATGGCCGCGGGCAAAAAGACGGCCCTGACTCTGAGGCAGGCGCTTTGGTTGGGTGCACAATGGGTGTCGCGGACGGTGGGCTAAGGTGAAATGGTATGAAGCGCGCTGGCAAAGCTTGAAAGCACTAAGACATTGCGTGGGATAGATTTCTAGCACGGGCTGCGCCGCTTTGAAGAGAGGTGACCCGTCTCCTAGGAAAATTGAAAATCCTCGTGTCGGTGGTTCGATTCCGCCCCCGGGCACCACTTCAACTCTTTGAAGCGAAAACTTTTGGGACGCCATTCTTCCTCTGCGGAGATGGGTATTTGCCGCGGGGCGACAGGCTTCCCGCCTGCAATCCTTTGGGTTGAACACCGGATTCTGAGTTGCCGCGGTTCCGACACCTTCAAGACAGCGTCATATCCGCTTCAGGTCAACCAAACAGAGTTGAAGACGAGGCATGGTCTCGCCCCCGGACAATCCCTCACCGTGTTGCAAGATCCCTGACAGCGCCCAATCCCAGCGCATCGGATCGGCCTGCGTCAGCGTGTCAGTAATGGCGGCAGTCTTCAGGATCGTCGCAGCCCGCAGGTGCCCGTCAACGGTGTCGCAGGGCACGGCATGGGGCCGGTATGGCGCAGGCCCCCGCCTAAAATACCGCAAACCGGTGGTCGCGGCGAGCGACCGCGCGGCGGTGGGCAGTCGCGTCAGCGCAGCCCGTTCTTGGCGATAAAGACCGACAGTTGGGCGACAGCCTCGGCGCGGGCGGCGGCGATCTGGGCCGGGCCGGGTTCGCCGGTGATCAGGGCTTCGATCTCGAAACGCTTGGCGCGATCCGGGCCCTGTTCCTCGGGCGCGACAAAGACCTGCCCGGAAATCCGGAACGCGCCGGTTTCAGTGGCATAGAAATCCTGCACCCGCACGTCGACCTTGACGTCGGGAATATCGCGGAAGGGCCAGGGTTCGGGCGCCACCAGACGCCCGGTGATGGCGTCCAGTTCACGCGCGATCTGCAGGGTCACGGCGCGGCCGGGTTCATCCGCCCAAAGCGCATCCGTCGGGGTGATGGCCCCGCTGGCGTCGCGGACATGGATTTCCTCGGCCTGGGCATAGGTCGGCAGGGTCACGGCCGCCACCTCGATGCGGGCATAACGGGACGAGACACGCTCGGCCTTGATTTCGGCCGCCACAGGCGCGTCAAAGCGTTGCTCGACGCCGCTGCAGGCGCCCAGCGCAAGCATCGAAAACGCCAAAGGGGCAAGGGTCAGGGAAAACTTGGTCATGTCACCGTCCTGTAATCAGGGAATTGGGATTACGCTGGATCTGGCGGGCCAGCCTGTCGATGGATTGGGCCGCCGCGTCGATCTGGCGGATCGCGCCGGACAGCTCGCGGCCAAAGTCGCTGCCGCGGCCGAAATCGGAGATGGTCGTGCCGGCCTGAGTGGCGACAGCGCGCAAACGGTCGGACAGGGCCGGCAGGCTGCGGCTGGCTTCGGCCACCGCCTCGGCGGCTTCGCGGGCCGAGGCAAGCGCGGCATTGGCATTGGCCACCACCCCGCCGTTGCGCAGTTCCTCAAGCGCCAGGCGCAGTTCGGCCAGGGCACCGTTCAGTTCCGATGGCAGCTGGCGGGTGCTGTCCTGGTTGACGACCGTGTCGATGCTGGCCAGCAGGTCGCGGGCCTGCGCCGCCAGTTCGTCAAGCGACAGGTTTTCCGCGTCGCTCAGCACCGCGCTGGCCTGGTCGGCCAGTCCCGGCAGCCTGTCGGCGGTCGTCCCGAACGAGGTGATGACCTCGGACATGGCGGCAACGATGCGTTCCTGCTGGGCTTCTTCCAGCAGGGCGTTCAACTTGTCCGAGGCCTGTTGAAGACTGGTGGCCAAGTCGCCCACCTGCCCCGGCAGGGCAGTGAATTCGCCGCTTTCGACCACGCTGCGCAGACCGTCCATGGCGGCGCGCAGGTCGCCCGGCAGCGCCGTCAGGTCGGGGTTCGTCAGCAGCGCATCGGCATTGCCGACCAGCGCCGACAGCTGCGCCGACAGATCGTCCAGCGGCAGCGCTTCGGCCTTGCCCAGCACCGCGCCGGCGCTTTCGGCCAACCCCGGCAGGGTCTGCGCGGCACTGTCCAGCGAGGCGATCAGCTCGGAGACGGCGGCAACCACCGCTTCGTCCTGGACCTGCCCCAGCAGCACGTTCAGCTTGTCCGAGGCCGCGTTCAGACCATCGGCCAGCGCGCCGACCTGCGCCGGAAGTGCGGCGACCTCTTCGCTTTCGGCCAGCTTGCGCACGGATTCCAGCGTTGCCAGCAGCGCCTCGGGGGCGGCCTGGATTTCTTCGGACCCGACGACGCCGCGGATG contains these protein-coding regions:
- a CDS encoding IS5 family transposase, coding for MSRPIPPTYKTRNWPAYNEALKRRGSLTIWFDPEMIWDAVPTGRRGRQQSYSDAAIQTCLSMKVLFGMALRQTTGFVESLLQLVGLNWTVPDFSTLSRRQKTLAVNIPYRGSKGPLHLLIDSTGIKVEGEGEWHARKHGGPKRRVWRKIHLGIDEETLEVRAVEITGSHIGDAPILPDLLDQIPQDQEIGSVTADGAYDTRKCHDAIADRGAHAVIPPRKNAKPWKTITAGAVARNEALRAAKYLGRALWRRWSGYHRRSRVETKMHCMKLLGQRLMARDFDRQVAELQVRIAVLNGYTALGMPVTEVVG
- a CDS encoding Arm DNA-binding domain-containing protein yields the protein MKQMLTTKTLDAMPPATAKRYEVRDQKVNGLHVRVSTTGAKVFYTLVRPNGARRRIKIGPYTVVSLADARRRAMEIARDVELGEFDKPSEVPEASADTLGEMIPKFIELHAKPNTKDWKRTESVLHKFDGLKDRPIDQIQRQDGLCCTNRVRDSSRESSVVAGMHEQTHTPDLQDQKLASLQ
- a CDS encoding SIR2 family protein, translating into MSRKLVLFGNGLGRAIDNDFYRLDLAFKAIWAGDLLDAQEKELIRKLVPGYEDGTPPSDEAELMNAQLAIQSVQTLESVLPAGIASQWLSDEARSVAKTIFKLNAHVARYFHSTSNSLPKRFSQDLVRFVNSRRPHIANLNYDPLLYDAFCRKTRVGKFPPVRICDDFDGALIDGFTRTGGFIRENFHLIYGEPKGYLLHLHGTPLYSDAEVEVAGKMVNRPTKLNREEMRSGKSSGRHIVLNHSEQKRSIIASSEILSLYWEAFREALAESKEVLLFGYSGFDDHVNQEISKLARGSKKTIVEWSGISGSARDRQRFWGNRLGDQLNVIRLDNILDFSDWDSEAY
- a CDS encoding PqiC family protein, whose translation is MTKFSLTLAPLAFSMLALGACSGVEQRFDAPVAAEIKAERVSSRYARIEVAAVTLPTYAQAEEIHVRDASGAITPTDALWADEPGRAVTLQIARELDAITGRLVAPEPWPFRDIPDVKVDVRVQDFYATETGAFRISGQVFVAPEEQGPDRAKRFEIEALITGEPGPAQIAAARAEAVAQLSVFIAKNGLR